One window of Cyanobacterium stanieri LEGE 03274 genomic DNA carries:
- a CDS encoding peroxiredoxin, translating to MALSVGTKAPDFTTKDDQGNTISLKDFAGKIVVMYFYPKDDTPGCTKQAQSFRDNYEEYQNKDMVVLGVSVDDEASHKAFKEKYGLPFQLLVDSDKAITKAYDVDGGGYAKRVTYIINGEGVITHVDSSVQTSTHAQDVLKTIG from the coding sequence ATGGCTCTTAGTGTAGGCACCAAAGCCCCTGACTTTACCACCAAAGATGATCAAGGAAACACCATCTCCCTAAAGGATTTTGCAGGAAAAATCGTGGTAATGTACTTCTATCCTAAAGATGATACCCCTGGTTGTACCAAACAGGCCCAAAGTTTCCGTGATAACTACGAAGAATATCAAAACAAAGACATGGTAGTTTTGGGTGTGAGTGTGGATGACGAAGCATCCCACAAAGCCTTCAAGGAAAAGTATGGTTTACCTTTCCAGCTTTTGGTTGACAGTGATAAAGCTATTACTAAAGCCTATGATGTGGATGGCGGTGGTTATGCCAAACGTGTCACCTATATTATCAACGGTGAAGGGGTTATCACCCATGTAGATAGTAGTGTACAAACTAGCACCCATGCCCAAGATGTTTTAAAAACCATTGGTTAA
- a CDS encoding ammonium transporter → MSGSYDQDSLILNFMGWLGSKLPSYWLACIPLSALIVVVWNTASQAQGLDGPESLEEVKVILDTIFLLVCSILVIFMNAGFGMLETGFCRQKNAVNILAKNLIVFAVATIVYWAIGYGFMYGDGNGFIGTQGFFFNGDGTPYGDDNYPAAVPAAINFLFQVAFAATAATIVSGAVAERIKFDAFLIFSVLLVGISYPITGHWTWNGGWLAEMGFSDFAGSTIVHSVGGWAALMGAAILGPRQGKYSSDGRVNAIPGHNMSIATLGCLILWIGWFGFNPGSELAATANVPYIALTTNLAAAAGGVTATATSWIKDGKPDLSMIINGILAGLVGITAGCATVGYFSAVIIGAIAGILVVFSVAFFDQVLKIDDPVGATSVHLACGIWGTLAVGIFGTGEESIVTQLIGILTIGGFTVVASTIFWYALKATVGIRVHAEDEIKGLDISEHGMEAYSGFVKEADILSGGFTSSMTGEVSSTTEG, encoded by the coding sequence ATGTCTGGGTCTTATGACCAAGATAGTCTTATACTAAATTTTATGGGATGGTTAGGTAGCAAGTTACCTTCTTACTGGTTAGCTTGTATTCCTTTGAGTGCTTTAATTGTGGTGGTATGGAACACTGCGAGTCAGGCTCAGGGGTTAGACGGCCCTGAAAGTTTGGAAGAAGTCAAGGTAATTTTAGATACTATTTTCTTGCTGGTTTGTTCTATTCTGGTTATTTTCATGAATGCTGGTTTCGGGATGTTAGAAACTGGTTTTTGTCGTCAGAAAAATGCTGTGAACATTCTTGCCAAAAACTTAATCGTTTTTGCGGTTGCTACTATCGTTTATTGGGCCATTGGTTATGGCTTTATGTATGGGGATGGTAATGGTTTCATTGGTACTCAAGGTTTCTTCTTCAATGGTGATGGAACACCTTATGGAGATGATAATTATCCTGCGGCTGTTCCTGCGGCTATTAACTTTTTGTTCCAAGTAGCTTTTGCGGCAACTGCTGCAACTATTGTGTCTGGGGCGGTAGCTGAAAGAATTAAGTTTGATGCTTTTTTAATCTTCAGTGTTTTGTTGGTTGGTATTTCTTATCCTATCACTGGTCATTGGACTTGGAATGGTGGTTGGTTAGCGGAAATGGGTTTTTCTGATTTTGCTGGTTCTACCATTGTTCACTCTGTGGGTGGTTGGGCTGCATTAATGGGGGCGGCAATTCTTGGGCCTCGTCAGGGCAAGTATTCTTCTGATGGTCGTGTGAATGCGATTCCCGGTCATAATATGAGTATTGCTACTTTGGGTTGTTTAATCCTTTGGATTGGCTGGTTTGGTTTTAACCCTGGTTCTGAGTTGGCTGCTACTGCTAATGTACCTTACATTGCTTTGACTACTAATTTGGCAGCGGCGGCTGGTGGGGTTACTGCTACTGCTACTTCTTGGATTAAGGATGGGAAGCCTGATTTATCGATGATTATTAATGGTATTCTCGCTGGTTTGGTGGGTATTACTGCAGGTTGTGCTACGGTGGGTTATTTCAGTGCTGTTATCATCGGTGCGATCGCAGGTATCCTAGTGGTATTTTCTGTGGCATTTTTCGACCAAGTTCTTAAAATTGATGATCCTGTGGGTGCTACTTCTGTTCACTTAGCTTGTGGTATTTGGGGAACATTGGCTGTGGGTATTTTTGGTACTGGGGAAGAAAGCATTGTAACTCAACTCATTGGTATTCTTACTATTGGTGGTTTTACGGTTGTAGCTAGTACCATTTTCTGGTATGCCCTAAAAGCGACTGTGGGTATTAGGGTTCATGCTGAGGATGAAATTAAAGGTCTTGATATTAGCGAACACGGTATGGAGGCTTACAGTGGATTTGTGAAGGAGGCTGATATTCTTTCTGGAGGCTTTACAAGTTCTATGACTGGTGAGGTTTCTTCTACCACTGAGGGTTAA
- the queC gene encoding 7-cyano-7-deazaguanine synthase QueC, which yields MTKKAIVLLSGGLDSATSGAIALKEGYDVIALSFRYGQKHLKELEASRNVAEALGIKEHYIIDVNLSLWGGSSLTDANMNIPEDGVKADEIPSTYVPGRNTVFISIALSLAEAKGAEAIYLGINAVDYSGYPDCRPEYLTAFQNLANLSSKVGIEGKSPQLIAPLVTLSKVEIVQKAIALNVPIEKTWSCYQGGETPCGVCDSCRIRNKALIEAGYPELVG from the coding sequence ATGACTAAAAAAGCTATTGTTTTATTATCAGGAGGTTTAGATTCTGCCACTAGCGGTGCGATCGCCCTTAAGGAAGGTTATGATGTAATAGCCTTATCATTTCGTTATGGACAAAAACATCTCAAGGAATTGGAAGCATCCCGCAATGTGGCCGAAGCCTTGGGCATCAAAGAACATTATATTATCGATGTGAATCTTTCTTTGTGGGGTGGTTCATCCCTCACCGATGCTAATATGAATATTCCTGAAGATGGGGTAAAAGCTGATGAAATCCCTTCTACCTATGTGCCGGGGCGTAATACGGTTTTTATCTCCATTGCCCTTTCCCTCGCCGAAGCCAAGGGTGCAGAGGCTATTTATTTGGGCATTAATGCCGTGGATTATTCAGGTTATCCCGATTGTCGCCCCGAATATTTAACCGCCTTCCAAAACCTCGCCAATCTTTCCTCTAAGGTGGGTATCGAAGGAAAATCCCCCCAGTTAATAGCTCCCCTTGTAACTTTATCGAAAGTAGAAATAGTACAAAAGGCGATCGCCCTTAACGTGCCTATTGAAAAAACATGGTCATGTTATCAAGGAGGAGAAACCCCTTGCGGAGTGTGCGATTCTTGCCGTATCAGAAATAAGGCTTTGATAGAAGCTGGTTATCCTGAATTAGTGGGGTAA
- a CDS encoding histidine phosphatase family protein has translation MWIVRHGNRHDFVYPEWFNHAEKKYDPPLSEDGIIQAKAVAKRLENEPIKYIFCSPFLRAIQTAYPIAIALNLSINIESGLGEWHNKDWMDTPPLTQYPDNLEKKYLDIINWNYQPQIYPQYPETLEEIYQRTATTSKILTKYPNSLIVGHSVAIQGIIKALLNKNYQPLTIPLCSLSKLRYVNKQWQWEIQADTTHLSHLPPPKIAQ, from the coding sequence ATGTGGATTGTTAGACATGGTAACAGGCATGATTTTGTCTATCCTGAATGGTTTAATCATGCTGAAAAAAAATATGATCCGCCCTTATCGGAAGATGGCATAATTCAAGCTAAAGCAGTGGCGAAAAGATTAGAAAATGAACCTATTAAATATATTTTTTGTTCTCCTTTTTTACGAGCGATACAAACTGCTTATCCCATTGCGATCGCCCTTAACTTATCCATTAACATTGAATCAGGACTAGGAGAATGGCATAATAAGGATTGGATGGACACCCCACCCCTTACCCAATACCCTGATAACCTCGAAAAAAAATATCTCGATATAATCAACTGGAATTATCAACCTCAGATATATCCCCAATATCCTGAAACTTTAGAGGAAATATATCAGCGCACCGCCACCACTAGCAAAATACTAACAAAGTATCCTAACTCCCTCATAGTAGGGCATAGTGTCGCTATCCAAGGGATAATTAAGGCTTTACTAAATAAAAACTATCAACCCCTAACCATACCCCTGTGTAGCCTCAGTAAACTTCGCTATGTTAACAAGCAATGGCAGTGGGAAATACAAGCCGATACTACTCATTTAAGCCATCTCCCACCGCCAAAAATTGCCCAGTAG
- the infB gene encoding translation initiation factor IF-2 codes for MKNGKIRIYDLSKELALENKDVLEICSQLSIDVKTHSSTISESQAQSIKEAAKNYRMTSSNNKKGKNQDHQKKKNQVPDSKTNKPKLEIVALYKKNRDQEQKSGQSPESKNDNQDTPTLLSPPRPQRPSVDQGKSKAPSPENKSTGDLKSPPPRPEKNAQNGDDKSSFKPELKRPPSPPSAPTQKEEQPSGKPRSVAKLMDSIEGDRKPKPKIKGKPSKIAKNKQEQSSDSDQSQEKKVAQPVATKGDSEKKTIKSPPKPKLQKPPERPVAIAPEPDLDDDLDNTQNNTEDDFDNEPVLLEKPKRTKQKVKKPLVKDSPAVWEDDDDSGKENKKSGKKRRSFVLEDDDDDLIDYLDGDNDSENNLNLALARPDKPASKAPKPADRTKAPRRQKPKLDRSDNSSSNKSNESNKKPKQEKEVPQEITLKQSLTLRELADMLNTPDTEIIKMLFFKGIAVNITETLDLEIAKMVAEELGVTVITEEQKASAIKTEMLAEADLDNLSNRPPVVTIMGHVDHGKTTLLDSIRNTKVVQKEAGGITQHIGAYHVDVEHEGTTQQVVFLDTPGHEAFTAMRARGAKVTDIAILVVAADDGVRPQTREAISHAKAAKVPIVVAINKIDKPEANPDRVKQELSELELVPEDWGGDTVMVPVSALNGENLDALLEMIVLVSEVEDLSANPDRPAKGTVIEAHLDRARGPVATLLVQNGTLRVGDVFVAGSVAGKIRAMIDDRGEKVEEASPSFAVEVLGLNEVPQAGDEFDVYPSEKEARAIAESRAAEDRNSRLQQALSSRRVTLSTLSAQAQQGELKELNIILKADVQGSVEAILGSLKQLPQKEVQIRVLLSSPGEITETDVDLAAASGAVVIGFNTTLAPNARQAAEQEGVDIREYNVIYKLLDEIEGAMEGLLDPEEVEEGLGKAEVRAVFPVGKGAVAGCYVLSGKVVRNRFIRVLRNGEVIYNGNLDSLRRVKDDVKEVASGFECGISINKFGNWKEGDIIEAYEMVFKRRTLSQ; via the coding sequence ATGAAAAACGGAAAAATAAGAATATACGACCTATCAAAAGAACTAGCATTAGAAAACAAAGACGTACTAGAAATATGTTCTCAATTATCAATTGACGTAAAAACTCACAGTAGTACCATCTCTGAATCTCAAGCACAGAGCATTAAAGAAGCCGCAAAGAATTATCGTATGACATCGTCAAACAACAAGAAAGGGAAAAACCAAGACCATCAAAAAAAGAAAAATCAAGTGCCAGACTCCAAAACCAATAAACCAAAATTAGAGATTGTTGCCTTATATAAGAAAAATCGTGACCAAGAACAAAAGTCTGGGCAATCTCCAGAGAGCAAAAATGATAATCAAGATACCCCTACTCTTTTAAGTCCTCCTCGTCCCCAACGTCCTAGCGTCGATCAAGGAAAATCCAAAGCACCATCTCCAGAAAACAAGTCCACAGGGGACCTTAAGAGTCCTCCCCCTCGTCCTGAGAAAAATGCTCAAAATGGCGATGATAAAAGTAGTTTCAAACCTGAACTTAAACGGCCTCCTTCTCCTCCCTCAGCTCCAACCCAGAAAGAAGAACAGCCCTCTGGTAAGCCTCGCTCTGTGGCGAAATTAATGGATTCTATTGAAGGTGACAGAAAACCCAAACCAAAAATTAAGGGTAAGCCTTCAAAAATTGCTAAAAATAAACAAGAACAAAGCTCGGATTCTGATCAAAGCCAAGAAAAAAAAGTGGCTCAGCCCGTTGCCACCAAGGGAGATAGTGAGAAAAAAACCATAAAATCTCCGCCAAAACCTAAGTTACAAAAGCCCCCCGAACGCCCCGTTGCGATCGCCCCAGAACCCGATTTAGATGATGATCTTGATAATACTCAAAATAACACCGAAGATGATTTCGATAATGAACCCGTATTATTAGAAAAACCAAAACGCACCAAGCAAAAAGTTAAAAAACCCTTAGTCAAAGATTCCCCTGCGGTGTGGGAAGATGATGACGATAGTGGTAAAGAAAATAAAAAATCAGGGAAAAAACGTCGCTCCTTTGTACTTGAAGACGATGATGACGATTTAATTGATTATCTTGATGGAGATAACGACTCAGAAAATAATTTAAACTTAGCCTTAGCAAGACCTGATAAACCTGCGAGTAAAGCTCCTAAACCAGCCGATCGCACCAAAGCCCCCCGTCGTCAAAAACCAAAATTAGATCGCTCTGATAATAGTTCTTCCAACAAATCCAACGAAAGTAACAAAAAACCAAAACAAGAAAAAGAAGTTCCTCAGGAAATTACCCTTAAGCAAAGTCTTACTCTGCGGGAGTTAGCTGATATGCTTAATACCCCTGATACCGAAATTATTAAAATGCTATTCTTCAAAGGCATTGCGGTTAACATTACCGAAACCCTTGACCTTGAAATCGCCAAGATGGTAGCAGAAGAATTAGGGGTAACGGTAATCACAGAGGAACAAAAAGCCAGCGCCATTAAAACTGAAATGTTAGCCGAAGCCGATTTAGATAATCTTTCTAATCGTCCTCCTGTGGTCACTATTATGGGTCACGTTGACCATGGTAAAACTACCCTCCTCGATTCAATTCGTAATACCAAAGTGGTGCAAAAAGAAGCAGGAGGCATCACCCAGCACATTGGTGCTTACCATGTGGATGTGGAGCATGAGGGAACAACCCAGCAGGTAGTATTTTTGGATACCCCCGGTCACGAAGCATTTACCGCCATGAGGGCAAGGGGAGCTAAAGTTACTGACATTGCTATCTTGGTAGTGGCCGCCGATGATGGGGTTCGTCCTCAAACCAGAGAAGCCATTAGCCATGCTAAGGCCGCAAAAGTTCCCATCGTGGTAGCTATAAACAAAATTGATAAGCCAGAGGCCAATCCCGACCGAGTTAAGCAAGAATTGAGCGAATTAGAGCTAGTTCCCGAGGATTGGGGTGGGGATACCGTAATGGTGCCTGTTAGTGCTTTAAACGGGGAAAATCTCGATGCCCTATTGGAAATGATTGTTTTAGTCTCTGAGGTAGAAGACTTATCCGCAAATCCCGATCGCCCCGCTAAAGGTACAGTTATTGAAGCCCATTTAGACCGAGCCAGAGGGCCTGTGGCTACCCTATTGGTACAAAATGGAACTCTGAGGGTTGGAGATGTATTTGTGGCGGGTTCTGTGGCTGGTAAAATCCGTGCCATGATCGATGACCGTGGGGAAAAAGTAGAAGAAGCCAGTCCCTCCTTTGCGGTGGAGGTTCTTGGTTTAAATGAAGTTCCCCAAGCAGGGGATGAGTTTGATGTTTATCCTAGTGAAAAAGAAGCAAGGGCGATCGCTGAAAGTCGAGCAGCTGAAGATAGAAACAGTCGCTTACAACAAGCCTTATCTTCCCGTCGAGTAACCCTAAGTACCCTTTCTGCCCAAGCACAACAAGGGGAACTTAAGGAATTAAATATCATTCTCAAAGCCGATGTCCAAGGTTCAGTGGAAGCCATTTTAGGCTCTCTAAAACAACTACCCCAAAAAGAAGTTCAAATCCGTGTACTGCTCTCTAGTCCAGGAGAAATTACCGAAACAGACGTGGATTTAGCGGCCGCCAGTGGTGCAGTGGTCATTGGTTTTAACACCACCCTTGCCCCAAATGCCCGTCAAGCTGCCGAACAAGAAGGGGTGGACATCAGAGAATATAACGTCATCTATAAGTTATTAGATGAAATTGAAGGAGCCATGGAAGGTTTACTAGATCCTGAAGAAGTAGAAGAAGGTTTAGGAAAAGCTGAAGTTCGTGCCGTTTTCCCTGTGGGTAAGGGCGCTGTGGCTGGTTGTTACGTGCTATCAGGTAAAGTAGTTCGTAACCGCTTTATCAGGGTATTACGTAATGGGGAAGTTATCTATAATGGTAATCTTGACTCTTTACGCCGTGTCAAAGATGATGTGAAAGAAGTTGCATCGGGTTTTGAATGCGGTATCAGTATCAATAAATTTGGTAACTGGAAAGAGGGAGATATTATCGAAGCCTATGAAATGGTATTTAAACGTCGTACCCTTTCTCAGTAG